A stretch of Acidovorax sp. RAC01 DNA encodes these proteins:
- the bfr gene encoding bacterioferritin produces MKGDAQVIGHLQAQLKNELTAINQYFLHYRMLKHWGFDKLAKKEYEESIGEMKHADWLMDRIFMLDGLPNLQDLAKLQVGEDVPEVLACDLRSELGAQATIKEGIAHCEAVRDYVSRDLLQKILDDTEEHIDFLETQIELIGKVGLQNYLQSQMGDAS; encoded by the coding sequence ATGAAAGGCGACGCACAGGTCATCGGCCATCTGCAGGCCCAGCTCAAGAACGAGCTCACCGCGATCAACCAGTACTTCCTGCACTACCGCATGCTCAAGCACTGGGGCTTCGACAAGCTGGCCAAGAAGGAATACGAGGAATCCATCGGTGAGATGAAGCACGCCGACTGGCTGATGGACCGCATCTTCATGCTTGACGGCCTGCCCAACCTGCAGGACCTGGCCAAGCTGCAGGTCGGCGAAGACGTGCCCGAGGTGCTGGCGTGCGACCTGCGCTCCGAACTGGGCGCCCAGGCCACCATCAAGGAAGGCATTGCCCACTGTGAAGCAGTCCGCGACTATGTCTCGCGCGACCTGCTGCAAAAGATCCTGGACGACACCGAAGAGCACATTGATTTTCTGGAAACCCAGATCGAGCTCATCGGCAAGGTGGGCCTGCAGAACTACCTGCAATCGCAAATGGGTGACGCCAGCTGA
- a CDS encoding FTR1 family protein gives MFQTFLICFREGLEALLVIAIATLYLRKTGRVQLLLPLRAGVAVAALLSVVLGWVLSRVGALSPAAEGAMALLAAAAVAWCVVHMQGAGKGMGSEIAQRMDRASVLQGPRAAATVFLFALFMVGREGVETATMLAALASSAELAYMAWGGLAGLAVAIAIAWAWTRYGRAVNLGRFFRVTSWFMAVFAVQLVVYALHEFTEGGLVPGVDNAWWHTATEDLAEGVVAQALSLALVLVPTLWLGVAHWRDRRGAHAAPGASGAARPAR, from the coding sequence ATGTTCCAGACCTTCCTCATCTGCTTTCGCGAGGGCCTCGAAGCCCTTCTCGTCATCGCCATTGCCACGCTGTACCTGCGCAAGACGGGCCGCGTGCAGCTCTTGCTGCCGCTGCGCGCAGGGGTGGCCGTGGCCGCACTCCTGTCGGTCGTGCTGGGCTGGGTGCTCTCGCGCGTGGGGGCGCTCTCACCGGCCGCCGAAGGCGCCATGGCACTGCTAGCGGCCGCTGCCGTGGCCTGGTGCGTGGTGCACATGCAGGGTGCAGGCAAGGGCATGGGCAGCGAGATCGCCCAGCGCATGGACCGCGCCAGCGTGCTGCAGGGGCCACGCGCCGCGGCCACCGTGTTTCTGTTTGCCCTGTTCATGGTGGGTCGTGAAGGCGTGGAGACGGCCACCATGCTGGCGGCACTGGCCAGCAGCGCCGAGCTGGCGTACATGGCCTGGGGTGGCCTCGCCGGGCTGGCAGTGGCCATTGCCATTGCATGGGCCTGGACGCGCTACGGCCGCGCCGTGAACCTGGGGCGGTTTTTCCGGGTGACATCGTGGTTCATGGCCGTGTTTGCGGTGCAGCTGGTGGTGTACGCCTTGCATGAATTCACCGAAGGCGGCCTGGTGCCAGGCGTGGACAACGCCTGGTGGCACACCGCCACCGAAGACCTGGCCGAGGGCGTGGTGGCGCAGGCACTATCGCTGGCACTGGTGCTGGTGCCCACGTTGTGGCTGGGCGTGGCCCACTGGCGCGACCGGCGCGGCGCGCATGCCGCACCCGGGGCCAGCGGGGCAGCCCGCCCGGCCCGCTGA
- the ahpC gene encoding alkyl hydroperoxide reductase subunit C, whose amino-acid sequence MSLINTQVQPFKTTAFVNRSGKGEFIDLTEADLKGKWSVLIFMPAAFTFNCPTEIEDAADNYAAFQAAGAEVYIVTTDTHFSHKVWHETSDAVGKAKFPLVGDPTHQLTNAFGVHIAEEGLALRGTFVINPDGLIKTMEVHSNEIARDVSETLRKLKAAQFTAANPGQVCPAKWKEGAKTLTPSLDLVGKI is encoded by the coding sequence ATGTCCCTGATCAACACGCAAGTCCAGCCCTTCAAGACCACCGCTTTCGTCAACCGCAGCGGCAAGGGTGAGTTCATCGACCTGACCGAAGCCGACCTGAAGGGCAAGTGGTCCGTGCTGATCTTCATGCCAGCCGCGTTCACCTTCAACTGCCCCACCGAAATCGAAGACGCTGCCGACAACTACGCGGCCTTCCAGGCTGCTGGCGCCGAGGTCTATATCGTGACGACCGACACGCACTTCTCGCACAAGGTGTGGCACGAAACGTCCGACGCCGTGGGCAAGGCCAAGTTCCCGCTGGTCGGCGACCCAACGCACCAGCTGACCAACGCTTTTGGCGTGCACATCGCTGAAGAAGGCCTGGCACTGCGCGGCACGTTCGTCATCAACCCCGATGGCTTGATCAAGACCATGGAAGTGCATTCCAACGAAATCGCCCGCGACGTGTCGGAAACCCTGCGCAAGCTCAAGGCTGCCCAGTTCACCGCCGCCAACCCTGGCCAGGTCTGCCCCGCCAAGTGGAAGGAAGGCGCCAAGACCCTGACGCCTTCGCTGGACCTGGTCGGCAAGATCTAA
- the ahpF gene encoding alkyl hydroperoxide reductase subunit F: MLDDQLKSQLSAYLERVQQPFELVASLDDSETARDMRELLETIQSLRTDKITLRTDGTDARKPSFSLQRVGATNSLRFAGLPLGHEFTSLVLALLWTGGHPPKVEQDVIDSIKALDGDFNFEVYMSLTCHNCPDVVQALSLMAIVNPKVKTTVIEGGAFQQEVTDREIMAVPMVFLNGQVFGSGRMTIEEIVAKLDTGSAAREAAKLSAKDPYDVLIVGGGPAGAAAAVYAARKGIRVGVAAERFGGQVNDTLAIENYISVQETDGPKFAAALEAQTRSYGVDIMNLQRADKIIPAAQPGGLTEVVLANGGSLKAKTVILSTGARWRNVNVPGEAEYKNKGVAYCPHCDGPLFKGKRTAVIGGGNSGVEAAIDLAGVVAHVTLIEFADQLKADAVLVNKLKSLSNVTIHTNAQTTEITGADGKVNGLKYKDRATNVEHLVPLEGVFVQIGLVPNTEWLKGTVELSKFGEIVVDAKGHTNVPGVFAAGDCTTVPYKQIVIAAGDGSKAALSAFDHLIRQPALPAASAAAPAAERVAEPA; the protein is encoded by the coding sequence ATGCTCGACGACCAACTCAAATCGCAACTCTCTGCCTACCTCGAACGCGTGCAGCAGCCATTTGAACTGGTGGCTTCCCTGGACGACAGCGAGACTGCGCGCGACATGCGCGAGCTGCTGGAAACCATCCAGTCCCTGCGCACCGACAAGATCACGCTGCGCACCGACGGCACCGATGCGCGCAAACCATCGTTCAGCCTGCAGCGCGTGGGCGCCACCAACAGCCTGCGTTTTGCCGGGCTGCCCCTGGGCCACGAGTTCACCTCGCTGGTGCTGGCGCTGCTGTGGACGGGCGGCCACCCGCCCAAGGTCGAGCAGGACGTGATCGACTCCATCAAGGCCCTGGACGGTGACTTCAATTTCGAGGTCTACATGAGCCTGACCTGCCACAACTGCCCGGACGTGGTGCAGGCGCTGTCGCTCATGGCCATCGTCAATCCCAAGGTCAAGACGACCGTGATCGAAGGCGGCGCCTTCCAGCAGGAAGTGACCGACCGCGAAATCATGGCCGTGCCCATGGTGTTCCTCAACGGCCAGGTGTTCGGCTCGGGCCGCATGACCATCGAGGAAATCGTGGCCAAGCTCGACACCGGCTCTGCCGCCCGCGAAGCCGCCAAGCTGTCTGCCAAGGACCCGTATGACGTGCTCATCGTGGGTGGTGGCCCCGCAGGCGCTGCAGCCGCCGTGTATGCCGCCCGCAAGGGTATCCGCGTGGGTGTGGCGGCCGAGCGCTTTGGCGGCCAGGTCAACGACACGCTGGCCATCGAGAACTACATCTCGGTGCAGGAAACCGACGGCCCCAAGTTTGCTGCCGCACTGGAGGCGCAGACCCGCTCGTACGGCGTGGACATCATGAACCTGCAGCGCGCTGACAAGATCATCCCCGCGGCCCAGCCCGGCGGCCTGACCGAAGTGGTGCTGGCCAACGGCGGCTCGCTCAAGGCCAAGACGGTGATCCTGTCGACCGGCGCCCGCTGGCGCAATGTGAACGTGCCCGGCGAAGCCGAGTACAAGAACAAGGGCGTGGCGTACTGCCCGCACTGCGATGGCCCGCTGTTCAAGGGCAAGCGCACGGCCGTGATCGGCGGCGGCAACTCGGGTGTCGAGGCGGCCATCGACCTGGCAGGCGTGGTGGCCCACGTCACGCTGATTGAATTTGCCGACCAGCTCAAGGCCGACGCGGTGCTGGTCAACAAGCTCAAGAGCCTGTCCAACGTGACCATCCACACCAACGCGCAGACCACCGAGATCACCGGCGCCGACGGCAAGGTCAACGGCCTCAAGTACAAGGACCGCGCCACCAACGTGGAACACCTGGTGCCGCTGGAAGGCGTGTTCGTGCAGATCGGCCTGGTGCCCAACACCGAGTGGCTCAAGGGCACGGTGGAGCTGAGCAAGTTTGGCGAGATCGTGGTGGATGCCAAGGGCCACACCAACGTGCCGGGCGTGTTTGCGGCCGGCGACTGCACCACGGTGCCGTACAAGCAGATCGTGATTGCAGCGGGCGACGGTTCGAAGGCGGCGCTGAGCGCGTTCGACCACCTCATCCGCCAGCCGGCACTGCCTGCGGCTTCGGCAGCCGCGCCCGCTGCAGAGCGGGTGGCTGAACCCGCCTGA
- a CDS encoding formylglycine-generating enzyme family protein, with protein sequence MNAPRLARVLAWLTVALPALPAFSSTARDAVALPGFAIDRNEVSIAQFAQFAQATSRTTAAEREGGGFEWGQGWERRPGWTFRQPFGEAAAHPQWPAVHVSWQEASDFCRHAGGRLPTRAEWTLAAYTEQGPGVAYGFRAGQTYPFPTGDTPAGANTSGSDPWPRLAPVATTRRGVNGLHDMGANAWEWLADREGDKALTAGGSWWYGPEQMRASGMQWKAADFYAVYIGFRCAYDSPRK encoded by the coding sequence ATGAACGCACCCCGATTGGCCCGCGTACTGGCCTGGCTCACTGTGGCCCTGCCCGCTTTGCCCGCCTTTTCATCCACCGCCCGCGATGCCGTCGCCCTGCCCGGCTTTGCCATCGACCGCAACGAGGTCAGCATCGCGCAGTTTGCGCAATTCGCCCAGGCCACCAGCCGCACCACCGCAGCAGAGCGCGAAGGGGGTGGTTTTGAATGGGGCCAGGGCTGGGAGCGCAGGCCGGGCTGGACCTTCCGCCAGCCCTTTGGCGAAGCGGCCGCCCACCCGCAGTGGCCCGCGGTGCATGTGAGCTGGCAGGAAGCCAGCGACTTTTGCCGCCACGCCGGTGGCCGCCTGCCCACCCGTGCGGAATGGACGCTGGCCGCCTACACCGAGCAGGGCCCGGGCGTGGCCTACGGCTTCAGGGCAGGCCAGACCTACCCCTTCCCCACCGGCGATACGCCCGCGGGCGCCAACACCAGCGGCAGCGACCCCTGGCCCCGGCTGGCCCCCGTGGCCACCACGCGCCGCGGCGTGAACGGCCTGCACGACATGGGCGCCAACGCCTGGGAATGGCTGGCCGACCGCGAAGGCGACAAGGCACTGACCGCTGGCGGCTCGTGGTGGTACGGCCCCGAGCAGATGCGCGCAAGCGGCATGCAGTGGAAGGCAGCGGACTTCTATGCGGTCTACATCGGGTTTCGCTGCGCGTACGACAGCCCCCGCAAATGA
- the ppsR gene encoding posphoenolpyruvate synthetase regulatory kinase/phosphorylase PpsR — protein MHSRTVFFVSDGTGITAETFGNAILAQFEMKPRHVRLPFIDTADKAHQAVRQINHTAEVEGKKPIVFTTLVNMEVLKVIQEGCKGMLLDMFGTFVHPLEEELGVKSHHRVGRFSDVSRSKEYTDRIEAINFSLAHDDGQSNRDLAGADVILVGVSRSGKTPTSLYLAMQCGLKAANYPLIPEDFERRQLPPALVPFQKKIFGLTISPERLSEIRSERRPNSKYADLLNCRNEVAEAEAMMRRSGIRWLSTTTKSIEEIATTILQEIRPERLVY, from the coding sequence ATGCATTCGCGCACCGTATTTTTTGTCTCGGACGGCACCGGCATCACTGCAGAAACCTTCGGCAACGCCATCCTGGCCCAGTTCGAGATGAAGCCCCGCCATGTGCGGCTGCCCTTCATCGACACGGCCGACAAGGCCCACCAGGCCGTGCGCCAGATCAACCACACGGCCGAGGTCGAGGGCAAAAAGCCCATCGTCTTCACCACGCTGGTCAACATGGAAGTGCTCAAGGTGATCCAGGAGGGGTGCAAGGGCATGCTGCTGGACATGTTCGGCACCTTCGTGCACCCGCTGGAGGAAGAGCTGGGCGTGAAGTCGCACCACCGCGTGGGCCGTTTTTCGGATGTGAGCCGCAGCAAGGAATACACCGACCGGATCGAGGCCATCAACTTCAGCCTGGCCCACGATGACGGCCAGAGCAACCGCGACCTGGCCGGCGCCGACGTGATCCTGGTGGGCGTGAGCCGCAGCGGCAAGACGCCCACCAGCCTCTACCTGGCGATGCAGTGCGGCCTGAAGGCGGCCAACTACCCGCTGATCCCCGAAGATTTCGAGCGCCGCCAGCTGCCACCGGCCCTGGTGCCGTTCCAGAAAAAGATCTTTGGCCTGACCATCAGCCCCGAGCGCCTGTCCGAGATCCGCAGCGAACGCCGGCCCAATTCCAAATACGCCGACCTGCTCAACTGCCGCAACGAGGTGGCCGAGGCCGAAGCGATGATGCGCCGCTCGGGCATCCGCTGGCTGTCCACCACCACCAAGTCGATCGAGGAGATCGCCACCACCATCCTGCAGGAGATCCGGCCCGAGCGGCTGGTGTACTGA
- the ppsA gene encoding phosphoenolpyruvate synthase, whose amino-acid sequence MSALFSPTALVVPFENLRMTDVESVGGKNASLGEMISQLPQGVRVPTGFATTAHAFREFLAYDGLADRISAKLKSLDTEDVRALAQVGAEIRAMVEAQPFPDDLQKAIADEFAKLSAGNPSASFAVRSSATAEDLPDASFAGQQETFLNVVGIEEVMHKMKEVFASLYNDRAISYRVHKGFEHDVVALSAGVQRMVRSDLGAAGVMFTIDTESGFEDVVFITSSYGLGETVVQGAVNPDEFYVHKPMLKAGKKAVIRRNLGSKLTQMVFSTPEEKTASGKLVKTIDVPTEQRNRYSLTDADVELLAQYAMVIEQHYGRPMDIEWGKDGTDGLLYILQARPETVKSQAKGQAELRYKLKGHGTVLAEGRAIGQKIGTGPVRLVHNISEMDKVQPGDVLVTDMTDPNWEPVMKRASAIVTNRGGRTCHAAIIARELGIPAVVGCGDATERLKDGTLVTVSCSEGDTGKIYDGLLETEVTEVQRGAMPAIQTKIMMNVGNPQLAFDFCQLPNEGVGLARLEFIINNNIGVHPKAILDYPQIDADLKKAVESVARGHASPRAFYVDKVAEGVATIAAAFWPKPVIVRLSDFKSNEYRKLIGGSRYEPEEENPMLGFRGAARYISEDFGEAFAMECEALKRVRNDMGLTNVQVMVPFVRTLGQAERVTNLLAAHGLSRGKDDLKVIMMCEVPSNAILADRFLEFFDGFSIGSNDLTQLTLGLDRDSGLELLAQDFDERDPAVEALIHQAIKACLAQGKYVGICGQGPSDHPDFAQWLAREGISSISLNPDSVMATWQQLAAG is encoded by the coding sequence ATGTCTGCACTTTTCAGCCCGACCGCCCTGGTCGTACCGTTTGAAAACCTGAGAATGACCGATGTCGAGTCGGTAGGCGGCAAAAACGCCTCCCTCGGCGAGATGATCTCCCAGCTGCCTCAGGGCGTGCGCGTGCCCACGGGCTTTGCCACCACCGCCCACGCGTTCCGCGAATTCCTGGCCTATGACGGCCTGGCCGACCGCATCAGCGCCAAGCTCAAGAGCCTGGACACCGAAGACGTGCGCGCCCTGGCGCAAGTGGGCGCCGAGATCCGCGCCATGGTCGAGGCCCAGCCTTTCCCGGATGACCTGCAAAAAGCCATTGCCGACGAGTTCGCCAAGCTGAGCGCGGGCAACCCCAGCGCATCGTTTGCCGTGCGCTCGTCCGCCACGGCCGAGGATTTGCCCGACGCATCGTTTGCCGGCCAGCAGGAGACCTTCCTGAACGTGGTCGGCATCGAGGAAGTCATGCACAAGATGAAGGAAGTGTTCGCGTCGCTGTACAACGACCGCGCCATTTCGTACCGCGTGCACAAGGGTTTCGAGCACGACGTGGTGGCCCTGTCGGCCGGTGTGCAGCGCATGGTGCGCTCTGACCTGGGCGCAGCGGGCGTGATGTTCACCATCGACACCGAATCCGGCTTTGAGGACGTGGTGTTCATCACCAGCAGCTATGGCCTGGGCGAAACCGTGGTGCAGGGCGCCGTGAACCCCGACGAGTTCTATGTGCACAAGCCCATGCTCAAGGCCGGCAAAAAGGCCGTGATCCGCCGCAACCTGGGCTCCAAGCTCACCCAGATGGTGTTTTCCACGCCGGAAGAAAAGACTGCCAGCGGCAAGCTGGTCAAGACCATCGATGTGCCTACCGAGCAGCGCAACCGCTACTCGCTGACCGATGCCGATGTGGAACTGCTGGCCCAGTACGCGATGGTGATCGAGCAGCATTACGGCCGCCCCATGGACATCGAGTGGGGCAAGGACGGCACCGACGGCCTGCTGTACATCCTGCAGGCCCGGCCCGAGACCGTGAAGAGCCAGGCCAAGGGCCAGGCCGAGCTGCGCTACAAGCTCAAGGGCCACGGCACCGTGCTGGCCGAAGGCCGCGCGATTGGCCAGAAGATCGGTACCGGCCCCGTGCGCCTGGTGCACAACATTTCCGAGATGGACAAGGTCCAGCCCGGCGATGTGCTGGTGACCGACATGACCGACCCCAACTGGGAGCCCGTGATGAAGCGCGCCAGCGCCATCGTCACCAACCGCGGCGGCCGCACCTGCCACGCCGCCATCATTGCGCGCGAGCTGGGCATTCCGGCCGTGGTGGGTTGTGGCGACGCGACCGAGCGCCTCAAAGACGGCACGCTCGTCACGGTGAGCTGCTCCGAGGGCGACACGGGCAAGATCTATGACGGCCTGCTCGAAACCGAAGTCACCGAAGTGCAGCGCGGCGCGATGCCCGCCATCCAAACCAAGATCATGATGAACGTGGGCAACCCCCAGCTCGCGTTCGACTTCTGCCAGCTGCCCAACGAAGGCGTGGGCCTGGCCCGGCTGGAGTTCATCATCAACAACAACATTGGCGTGCACCCCAAGGCCATCCTGGACTACCCGCAGATCGACGCCGACCTGAAGAAGGCGGTGGAATCAGTGGCCCGTGGCCATGCATCGCCCCGTGCGTTCTACGTGGACAAGGTCGCCGAAGGCGTGGCCACGATTGCCGCCGCCTTCTGGCCCAAGCCCGTCATCGTGCGCCTGTCGGACTTCAAGTCCAACGAATACCGCAAGCTCATCGGCGGCAGCCGCTACGAGCCCGAGGAAGAAAACCCGATGCTGGGCTTCCGCGGCGCGGCCCGCTACATCAGCGAAGACTTCGGCGAAGCCTTTGCGATGGAATGCGAAGCCTTGAAGCGCGTGCGCAACGACATGGGCCTGACCAACGTGCAGGTGATGGTGCCGTTTGTGCGCACGCTGGGCCAGGCCGAGCGCGTGACCAATCTGCTGGCTGCGCATGGCCTCTCGCGTGGCAAGGACGACCTCAAGGTCATCATGATGTGCGAAGTGCCCAGCAACGCCATCCTGGCCGACCGCTTCCTCGAATTCTTCGACGGCTTCTCCATCGGCTCCAACGACCTGACCCAGCTCACGCTGGGCCTGGACCGCGACTCGGGCCTGGAGCTGCTGGCGCAGGACTTCGACGAGCGCGACCCGGCTGTGGAGGCGCTGATCCACCAGGCCATCAAGGCCTGCCTGGCGCAAGGCAAGTACGTGGGCATCTGCGGCCAGGGCCCCAGCGACCACCCCGACTTTGCGCAGTGGCTGGCCCGTGAAGGCATCTCGTCGATCTCGCTCAACCCCGACAGCGTGATGGCGACCTGGCAGCAACTGGCTGCGGGCTGA
- a CDS encoding VC_2705 family sodium/solute symporter, translating into MSERGPTTVQDEERAYLWRLHRILALYVVGVLAFLALMTWAERQGLSRHWIGPIFLFLTVMVYAGIGVYGRTSDPEDYYVAGRRIPPVYNGMASAADWMSAASFISLSGALYLQGFAGTPGQAGGLAYLLGWTGGFCLVAMLIAPHLRAMGLYTVPDFFHVRFGGRWPRIIAALAAVLCSFTYVVAQIYGVGLIASRLTGVQFEIGIMLGLGGVLLCSFLGGMRAITWTQVAQYVVLLLAFLIPVSWLAYKQLGNPLAPLVYGTQISKIADLEAQLLDSAAEHQVMLTYLQRARDLEERLKDVDLALEREREKGRERIRALRAANAEVGLIVSASRELSSLPRDAAAARERWTREMRENYERARPLGGLPQHSQAYAGDPNGSPQEQSDYELSRRNFLALMFCLMVGTAGLPHLLTRYYTSPTVSGARASVGWSLFFIALLYLSAPALAVLVKFEVMQNLVGSSFEALPTWMAQWARVDSSLLSVEDVNGDGIVQFGEIRLGADLIMLATPELGGMPYVVSGLVAAGGLAAALSTADGLLLTISNALVRDLYFHDPQRRASPEQRVILTKFTLLAVALSAAFVAALKPSEILPMVSASFSLAASAFVPAMVLGIFWRGTTRQGAVAGMLGGLAIAVYYMLSHVPVLQFLPRWLMADGLWFGIQPISAGVFGVPFGLVLTLLVSWITRPAPAMPVIRSEM; encoded by the coding sequence ATGTCTGAGCGCGGGCCCACCACCGTGCAGGACGAAGAGCGCGCCTACCTGTGGCGCCTGCACCGCATCCTGGCGCTTTATGTGGTGGGCGTGCTCGCATTTTTGGCGCTGATGACCTGGGCCGAGCGCCAGGGCCTTTCGCGCCACTGGATCGGGCCGATCTTTCTTTTTCTGACCGTGATGGTGTACGCCGGCATCGGCGTGTATGGCCGCACGTCGGACCCGGAAGACTATTACGTGGCAGGGCGGCGCATACCGCCCGTGTACAACGGCATGGCGTCTGCGGCCGACTGGATGAGCGCGGCGTCGTTCATCAGCCTCTCGGGCGCGCTGTACCTGCAGGGGTTTGCGGGCACGCCGGGGCAGGCGGGGGGGCTTGCTTACCTGCTGGGTTGGACGGGGGGCTTTTGCCTGGTGGCCATGCTGATCGCGCCGCACCTGCGCGCCATGGGGCTCTACACGGTGCCCGACTTCTTTCATGTGCGCTTTGGCGGACGCTGGCCGCGCATCATTGCGGCGCTGGCGGCGGTGTTGTGCTCGTTCACGTATGTCGTCGCGCAGATCTATGGTGTGGGGCTTATCGCATCACGGCTGACGGGCGTGCAGTTCGAGATCGGCATCATGCTGGGGCTGGGGGGGGTGCTGCTGTGCTCTTTCCTGGGGGGAATGCGCGCCATCACCTGGACGCAGGTGGCGCAGTACGTGGTGTTGCTGCTGGCGTTTTTGATCCCGGTATCCTGGCTGGCCTACAAGCAGCTGGGCAACCCGCTGGCACCGCTGGTGTACGGCACCCAGATCAGCAAGATCGCCGACCTGGAGGCGCAGCTGCTCGATTCGGCCGCCGAGCACCAGGTGATGCTCACCTACCTGCAGCGCGCGCGCGACCTGGAAGAGCGCCTCAAGGATGTGGACCTGGCGCTGGAGCGCGAGCGCGAAAAGGGGCGCGAACGCATTCGTGCCCTGCGCGCTGCCAACGCAGAGGTGGGCCTGATCGTCTCGGCCAGCCGTGAGCTGAGTTCGCTGCCGCGCGACGCCGCCGCTGCGCGCGAGCGCTGGACGCGCGAGATGCGCGAGAACTACGAGCGGGCCCGCCCCCTGGGCGGCCTGCCGCAGCACAGCCAGGCCTACGCCGGCGACCCCAACGGCAGCCCCCAAGAGCAAAGCGACTACGAGCTCTCGCGCCGCAACTTCCTGGCGCTGATGTTCTGCCTGATGGTGGGCACGGCGGGCCTGCCGCACCTGCTGACGCGTTACTACACGTCCCCCACGGTATCGGGTGCGCGGGCGTCGGTGGGGTGGTCGCTGTTCTTCATTGCGCTGCTGTACCTCAGCGCGCCGGCGCTGGCGGTGCTGGTCAAGTTCGAGGTCATGCAGAACCTGGTGGGCAGCAGCTTCGAGGCCTTGCCCACCTGGATGGCGCAGTGGGCCCGGGTGGACAGCTCGCTGCTGTCGGTCGAGGACGTCAACGGCGATGGCATCGTTCAGTTTGGCGAGATCCGGCTGGGCGCCGACCTCATCATGCTGGCCACCCCCGAGCTGGGGGGGATGCCCTATGTAGTCTCCGGCCTCGTGGCTGCCGGTGGGCTGGCGGCGGCGCTTTCGACCGCCGATGGCCTGCTGCTCACCATCAGCAACGCCCTGGTGCGTGACCTGTACTTCCACGACCCGCAACGCCGCGCATCGCCCGAGCAGCGCGTGATCCTGACCAAGTTCACGCTGCTCGCGGTGGCGCTGTCGGCCGCGTTTGTGGCGGCACTCAAGCCGTCCGAGATTTTGCCCATGGTGTCGGCGTCGTTCTCGCTGGCGGCCTCTGCCTTCGTACCCGCCATGGTGCTGGGAATTTTCTGGCGTGGGACCACGCGGCAAGGTGCTGTGGCCGGCATGCTGGGCGGCTTGGCCATCGCTGTCTATTACATGCTCTCGCATGTGCCCGTGCTCCAGTTTCTGCCGCGCTGGCTCATGGCCGACGGGCTGTGGTTCGGCATCCAGCCCATTTCGGCGGGGGTGTTTGGCGTGCCCTTCGGCCTGGTCCTGACGCTGCTGGTGAGCTGGATCACGCGTCCCGCCCCGGCAATGCCTGTCATTCGGTCGGAAATGTAG
- a CDS encoding FKBP-type peptidyl-prolyl cis-trans isomerase: MAIQTTASGLQYEDTVVGEGAEATKGQNVSVHYTGWLYNDGQQGAKFDSSRDRNDPFQFSLGGGMVIKGWDEGVQGMKVGGQRTLIIPAALGYGARGAGGVIPPNATLKFDVELLKVGR, translated from the coding sequence ATGGCAATCCAGACCACAGCCTCCGGCCTGCAGTACGAAGACACCGTTGTCGGTGAAGGCGCAGAAGCCACCAAGGGCCAGAACGTGTCGGTGCACTACACCGGCTGGCTCTACAACGACGGCCAGCAAGGTGCCAAGTTCGACTCCAGCCGCGACCGCAATGACCCGTTCCAGTTTTCGCTGGGCGGCGGCATGGTCATCAAGGGCTGGGACGAAGGCGTGCAGGGCATGAAGGTGGGCGGCCAGCGCACGCTGATCATCCCTGCGGCCCTGGGCTACGGTGCCCGTGGCGCCGGCGGCGTGATCCCGCCGAACGCCACGCTGAAGTTCGACGTGGAACTGCTCAAGGTCGGCCGCTGA